A single region of the Hyphomicrobiales bacterium genome encodes:
- a CDS encoding Regulator of CtrA degradation, producing the protein MASVDMTRQATAPIPFGVHFVASEQFRRLFREGMALIEETAAYLEGAGRAEARALRRQTALAYATESMRLTTRLMQMASWLLLHRAVADGEISMREARSEKSKVRLANAEPNEVLLMDDALPPRLCELLARAQRLFTRIKHLEHVLATGDDDVVFVTTQAPLTQVKRLQSVLL; encoded by the coding sequence ATGGCAAGCGTAGACATGACTCGGCAGGCGACGGCGCCGATTCCGTTCGGCGTGCATTTCGTTGCTTCGGAGCAGTTTCGCCGCTTGTTCCGTGAAGGCATGGCCCTGATCGAAGAGACGGCCGCTTACCTGGAAGGGGCGGGGCGCGCGGAGGCCCGCGCACTTCGCCGACAGACTGCCCTAGCCTATGCGACCGAGAGCATGCGCCTCACGACGCGTCTGATGCAAATGGCCTCCTGGCTCCTGTTGCACCGCGCGGTAGCCGATGGCGAGATCAGCATGCGCGAAGCACGCAGTGAGAAATCCAAGGTGCGGCTCGCCAACGCCGAGCCGAATGAAGTTCTCTTGATGGACGACGCGCTACCGCCACGGCTTTGTGAGCTACTGGCGCGCGCTCAACGTCTCTTCACCCGTATCAAGCATCTGGAGCACGTGCTTGCGACAGGCGACGACGACGTGGTTTTCGTCACCACGCAGGCGCCTTTGACGCAGGTCAAACGCCTGCAATCAGTTTTGCTTTAG
- a CDS encoding conserved hypothetical protein (Evidence 4 : Unknown function but conserved in other organisms) encodes MVGLFDDETPRPVIQHVLGQDLSTLSLHELTERIALLRAEIERLTAAQAAKEASRAKADAVFRS; translated from the coding sequence ATGGTTGGTCTCTTCGATGATGAAACTCCCCGCCCCGTGATCCAGCATGTCCTCGGCCAGGATCTCAGCACCTTGTCGCTCCACGAGCTGACCGAGCGTATCGCGCTGCTTCGGGCGGAAATCGAACGCCTGACAGCGGCGCAGGCGGCTAAAGAGGCGTCCCGGGCAAAAGCGGATGCGGTGTTCCGCTCCTGA